One genomic window of Elaeis guineensis isolate ETL-2024a chromosome 2, EG11, whole genome shotgun sequence includes the following:
- the LOC105059937 gene encoding BEL1-like homeodomain protein 2, with protein sequence MSPTSSASMSHGLHQRMTTCQEHDQMQHHIAQQSRRDKLRVQGFEATNLHPLDQIEDKRLDLGTLELARTGSILSNMFNFPAAGLADQISDINRLPPKPAAEFSGEWYGDKGAVMGGNFNSWGDTVTDSATMQLLLMNMPSQEPYPRSTTFGNGSFSGGVVENQGLSLSLSSSLHQLEMGGVSLMRYTRFARAATELLEEVCSVWREHLKERRSRRQLSSSNPNYPNPSFSCANGASSGRVGDSSSSPKNLSSLSSADKFEHQRKKAKLLSMLDEVDKRYNHYSNQMQMVINSFDSVMGFGAATPYTILARKAMSRHFRCLKDAINKQLKQVCELLGEKEAGSTSGISKGETPRLRLLEQNLRQRRPFHQIGIMDSEAWRPQRGLPERSVNVLRAWLFEHFLHPYPSDADKQQLARRTGLSRNQVSNWFINARVRLWKPMVEEMYQQEVKEEEEDVKEGEEANPRRPLSPSHHNSPQGQGPEANATGSAATAAAAHQSNDDTILMGIDAPTSAMDLCGADMEPMDDLCGAGMRLGATGDVSLTLGLRHAGNLSEKNWFYG encoded by the exons ATGTCACCAACCTCTAGCGCATCCATGTCTCATGGTCTCCACCAACGTATGACGACGTGCCAAGAACATGATCAGATGCAACACCACATAGCTCAACAGAGCCGGAGGGACAAACTAAGGGTGCAAGGATTTGAAGCCACCAATCTGCACCCACTAGACCAGATCGAAGACAAAAGATTAGATCTTGGCACCCTTGAGCTTGCTAGGACTGGTAGCATATTATCCAACATGTTCAATTTTCCAGCAGCTGGACTAGCCGACCAGATCTCGGACATCAACCGCCTACCACCGAAGCCGGCGGCTGAATTCTCCGGCGAGTGGTATGGGGACAAAGGGGCCGTGATGGGTGGTAATTTTAATTCTTGGGGTGATACTGTCACCGATTCTGCGACGATGCAGCTTTTACTAATGAACATGCCATCTCAGGAGCCATACCCAAGGTCTACTACCTTCGGAAATGGTTCATTTAGTGGGGGAGTGGTAGAGAACCAAGGGCTATCTCTATCACTCTCCTCATCACTTCACCAACTAGAGATGGGTGGAGTGAGCTTGATGAGGTATACAAGGTTTGCGAGGGCTGCTACAGAGCTGTTAGAAGAGGTCTGCAGTGTGTGGAGGGAGCATTTGAAGGAGAGAAGGTCAAGAAGGCAACTTAGCTCTTCAAACCCTAATTATCCTAACCCTAGCTTCTCATGTGCTAATGGTGCATCTTCTGGTAGAGTTGGTGATTCTTCCTCCTCTCCCAAGAATCTGTCATCCTTGTCTTCTGCTGATAAGTTTGAGCACCAAAGGAAGAAGGCCAAACTCTTGTCCATGCTTGATGAG GTGGATAAGAGATACAATCACTACTCTAACCAGATGCAGATGGTAATAAACTCCTTTGATTCGGTGATGGGCTTTGGAGCTGCAACGCCATACACAATCCTTGCTCGCAAGGCCATGTCGAGGCACTTCCGGTGCCTCAAGGATGCAATCAATAAGCAATTGAAGCAAGTGTGTGAACTCCTTGGAGAGAAGGAAGCGGGTAGCACTTCAGGGATATCTAAAGGGGAGACCCCAAGGCTTAGGTTGCTTGAACAAAACCTAAGGCAGCGGCGACCATTTCACCAGATTGGAATCATGGATTCTGAAGCTTGGAGGCCCCAGCGAGGCTTACCCGAACGTTCGGTGAATGTTTTGAGAGCATGGCTTTTTGAGCATTTCCTTCACCC gtATCCAAGTGATGCAGATAAACAACAATTGGCAAGGCGGACAGGTTTATCTCGAAATCAG GTCTCCAACTGGTTCATAAATGCGAGGGTCCGGCTGTGGAAGCCCATGGTGGAAGAGATGTATCAACAAGAGgtaaaagaagaggaggaagatgtCAAGGAGGGCGAGGAAGCAAACCCCCGAAGGCCACTTTCACCATCCCACCACAACTCACCGCAAGGCCAGGGACCAGAAGCCAATGCAACTGGAAGCGCAGCAACGGCCGCAGCAGCCCACCAGTCCAATGATGACACCATCCTCATGGGCATCGATGCTCCAACCTCTGCCATGGATCTGTGTGGGGCTGACATGGAACCCATGGATGACTTGTGTGGGGCCGGCATGCGCCTTGGTGCAACTGGAGATGTGTCTCTCACTCTTGGCTTACGCCATGCCGGGAACCTTTCAGAAAAAAATTGGTTTTATGGTTAA